A stretch of the Medicago truncatula cultivar Jemalong A17 chromosome 5, MtrunA17r5.0-ANR, whole genome shotgun sequence genome encodes the following:
- the LOC11409952 gene encoding ATP-dependent Clp protease proteolytic subunit 4, chloroplastic produces MDFLTTSPSLSRRIPTLFSKPTISSFNSKPHFPLQFSQFRTTPINCVLTTPSPSKNPNFNPQLQKPSITFQLSSPQTPERAIRGAESDTMGLLLRERIVFLGSEIDDFVADAIMSQLLLLDAQDPTKDIKLFINSPGGSLSATMAIYDAVQLVRADVSTIAMGISASTASIILGGGTKGKRLAMPNTRIMIAQPPGGASGQAIDVEIQAKEIMHNKNNVSRIISSFTGRSLEQVLKDIDRDRYLSPIEAVEYGIIDGVIDREMIIPLLPVPEKVEEATLKIDDADFLNPHIPDDEIY; encoded by the exons ATGGATTTCCTCACaacttctccttctctctcacGACGCATTCCCACCCTTTTTTCAAAACCAACCATTTCTTCTTTCAACTCGAAACCCCATTTCCCTTTACAATTTTCCCAATTTCGCACAACTCCAATCAACTGCGTTCTCACAACCCCATCTCCTtccaaaaatccaaactttaacCCCCAACTTCAAAAACCCAGTATCACTTTTCAACTGTCTTCGCCGCAGACGCCGGAACGGGCTATCAGAGGTGCTGAATCTGATACTATGGGGTTGTTGTTGAGGGAGAGGATTGTGTTTTTGGGTAgtgaaattgatgattttgttgcTGATGCTATTATGAGTCAGTTGTTGCTTTTGGATGCTCAAGATCCTACTAAAGATATCAAACTTTTTATTAATTCTCCTGGTGGTTCCCTCAG TGCTACAATGGCTATCTACGATGCAGTGCAGCTTGTTAGGGCGGATGTATCTACAATTGCAATGGGCATTTCAGCATCAACAGCCTCAATTATCCTAGGTGGTGGCACCAAAGGTAAGCGGCTAGCTATGCCCAATACGCGAATCATGATAGCTCAACCACCTGGAGGTGCTAGTGGACAAGCTATAGATGTAGAAATTCAAGCTAAAGAAATCATGCACAACAAGAATAATGTGTCCAGAATTATATCTTCCTTCACCGGCCGCTCACTTGAACAAGTTCTGAAAGATATCGATAGGGATAGATATCTGTCTCCAATTGAAGCCGTGGAATATGGAATTATTGACGGGGTAATCGATAGAGAAATGATTATTCCTCTCCTGCCAGTGCCAGAAAAGGTGGAAGAAGCAACACTAAAGATCGATGATGCGGATTTCCTAAACCCACATATCCCAGATGATGAGATATACTAG
- the IPD3 gene encoding protein CYCLOPS isoform 1 (isoform 1 is encoded by transcript variant 1): MEGRGFSGLYKNSSEELFLKTVMESPIGMPVPTMEMLGFKTVSQSFRTDSEELFKRWLTNDQEGYNSSSMGLNSRLSKRISTEIANMSNQQHIGVASEGRNNDKSCLQNNFLANDVSSDFNFPIRDPVDRELQSSNLFLAKAWFITDQRMTRSRSSELRRRYTEMQNSQAPQGLDSMFMVPEHDTNTIKEELANFNGFDYLSMCELPSQKGTFMSPSNSSSSTFNTHQLVDVDKVSSCVSMLKGTLQRKKLECQVEKEAAEDGLNEIFCIREPLFQSAFNEEESWNQQKLVNVQGDFTDQVNDPGVMQTLEGTTNFVLDGFANQTNQIQGRTASGEPSQSESSAAAPVISSGLDACEGPSNSNQTLGDSSWKQVGESTQNKVRGVREQIMDNLKDDRKRKSLERYGSVTSAVSDGKMDNTKKRRVERSRKMAEAKERNLTPTIPSDMQAILKRCENLEKEVRSLKLNLSFMNRKDSEQTKQIEDLQKQNEDLADEKERLLEEIERILSETGKI; this comes from the exons ATGGAAGGGAGAGGATTTTCTGGTTTATACAAGAATTCAAGTGAGGAGTTATTCTTGAAGACAGTGATGGAGAGTCCTATTGGTATGCCGGTACCTACCATGGAGATGTTAGGATTCAAGACTGTTTCTCAAAGCTTTCGCACCGATAGTGAAGAGCTTTTCAAACGCTGGCTAACAAATGATCAAGAG GGATACAATTCATCAAGCATGGGACTTAACAGTCGTTTGTCGAAGAG AATATCAACTGAAATAGCTAATATGtctaatcaacaacacattgGTGTGGCTTCAGAAGGAAGAAACAATGATAAATCATGCTTACAAAATAACTTCTTGGCAAATGATGTTTCAAGTGATTTCAATTTTCCAATCAG AGATCCTGTTGATAGAGAATTGCAATCTAGTAACTTGTTTCTGGCCAAG GCCTGGTTTATTACCGATCAACGAATGACAAGAAGCCGGTCTTCTGAATTGCG GCGAAGGTATACTGAAATGCAAAATTCTCAAGCACCACAAGGATTGGATTCTATGTTCATGGTTCCTGAGCATGATACTAACACTATAAAAGAAGAACTTGCAAATTTTAATGGGTTTGATTACCTTTCCATGTGTGAGTTACCAAGCCAAAAGGGCACATTCATGTCTCCATCCAACTCATCTTCGTCTACCTTCAACACACATCAATTGGTTGATGTAGATAAAGTTTCATCTTGTGTAAGTATGCTAAAAGGTACATTACAGCGCAAGAAACTCGAATGCCAAGTCGAGAAAGAAGCTGCAGAAGATGGCTTGAATGAAATATTTTGCATTCGAGAACCTCTTTTCCAATCAGCTTTTAATGAAGAAGAAAGTTGGAATCAACAAAAGCTAGTAAACGTTCAAGGAGATTTTACCGATCAAGTTAACGATCCCGGAGTCATGCAAACCCTTGAAGGAACCACAAACTTTGTCTTAGATGGTTTTGCAAATCAGACGAACCAAATACAAGGCAGAACAGCTTCTGGAGAACCGTCTCAAAGTGAATCTTCTGCTGCTGCACCAGTAATCTCATCTGGCTTAGATGCATGTGAAGGTCCCAGCAATTCAAATCAAACTCTTGGTGATAGCTCATGGAAACAAGTGGGAGAAAGCACTCAAAATAAAGTCAGAG GTGTCAGAGAACAGATAATGGATAATCTGAAAGATGACAGAAAG AGGAAAAGTCTAGAAAGATATGGATCTGTAACATCAGCTGTTTCAG ATGGCAAGATGGATAACACAAAAAAGCGGAGGGTGGAGCGCTCAAGAAA AATGGCTGAAGCAAAGGAAAGAAATTTGACACCAACAATTCCCTCAGATATGCAAGCTATCTTGAAGCGATGCGAAAACCTTGAGAAGGAAGTTCGATCACTAAAGCTTAATTTGTCCTTCATGAATAG GAAGGATTCTGAACAAACAAAGCAGATAGAGGACCTTCAGAAGCAGAATGAAGACTTGGCGGATGAAAAAGAGCGCCTCCTCGAAGAGATTGAAAGAATTCTATCAGAAACTGGAAAGATTTGA
- the IPD3 gene encoding protein CYCLOPS isoform 2 (isoform 2 is encoded by transcript variant 2), which translates to MEGRGFSGLYKNSSEELFLKTVMESPIGMPVPTMEMLGFKTVSQSFRTDSEELFKRWLTNDQEGYNSSSMGLNSRLSKRISTEIANMSNQQHIGVASEGRNNDKSCLQNNFLANDVSSDFNFPIRDPVDRELQSSNLFLAKAWFITDQRMTRSRSSELRYHYHTLRRYTEMQNSQAPQGLDSMFMVPEHDTNTIKEELANFNGFDYLSMCELPSQKGTFMSPSNSSSSTFNTHQLVDVDKVSSCVSMLKGTLQRKKLECQVEKEAAEDGLNEIFCIREPLFQSAFNEEESWNQQKLVNVQGDFTDQVNDPGVMQTLEGTTNFVLDGFANQTNQIQGRTASGEPSQSESSAAAPVISSGLDACEGPSNSNQTLGDSSWKQVGESTQNKVRGVREQIMDNLKDDRKRKSLERYGSVTSAVSDGKMDNTKKRRVERSRKMAEAKERNLTPTIPSDMQAILKRCENLEKEVRSLKLNLSFMNRKDSEQTKQIEDLQKQNEDLADEKERLLEEIERILSETGKI; encoded by the exons ATGGAAGGGAGAGGATTTTCTGGTTTATACAAGAATTCAAGTGAGGAGTTATTCTTGAAGACAGTGATGGAGAGTCCTATTGGTATGCCGGTACCTACCATGGAGATGTTAGGATTCAAGACTGTTTCTCAAAGCTTTCGCACCGATAGTGAAGAGCTTTTCAAACGCTGGCTAACAAATGATCAAGAG GGATACAATTCATCAAGCATGGGACTTAACAGTCGTTTGTCGAAGAG AATATCAACTGAAATAGCTAATATGtctaatcaacaacacattgGTGTGGCTTCAGAAGGAAGAAACAATGATAAATCATGCTTACAAAATAACTTCTTGGCAAATGATGTTTCAAGTGATTTCAATTTTCCAATCAG AGATCCTGTTGATAGAGAATTGCAATCTAGTAACTTGTTTCTGGCCAAG GCCTGGTTTATTACCGATCAACGAATGACAAGAAGCCGGTCTTCTGAATTGCGGTATCACTATCACACCTT GCGAAGGTATACTGAAATGCAAAATTCTCAAGCACCACAAGGATTGGATTCTATGTTCATGGTTCCTGAGCATGATACTAACACTATAAAAGAAGAACTTGCAAATTTTAATGGGTTTGATTACCTTTCCATGTGTGAGTTACCAAGCCAAAAGGGCACATTCATGTCTCCATCCAACTCATCTTCGTCTACCTTCAACACACATCAATTGGTTGATGTAGATAAAGTTTCATCTTGTGTAAGTATGCTAAAAGGTACATTACAGCGCAAGAAACTCGAATGCCAAGTCGAGAAAGAAGCTGCAGAAGATGGCTTGAATGAAATATTTTGCATTCGAGAACCTCTTTTCCAATCAGCTTTTAATGAAGAAGAAAGTTGGAATCAACAAAAGCTAGTAAACGTTCAAGGAGATTTTACCGATCAAGTTAACGATCCCGGAGTCATGCAAACCCTTGAAGGAACCACAAACTTTGTCTTAGATGGTTTTGCAAATCAGACGAACCAAATACAAGGCAGAACAGCTTCTGGAGAACCGTCTCAAAGTGAATCTTCTGCTGCTGCACCAGTAATCTCATCTGGCTTAGATGCATGTGAAGGTCCCAGCAATTCAAATCAAACTCTTGGTGATAGCTCATGGAAACAAGTGGGAGAAAGCACTCAAAATAAAGTCAGAG GTGTCAGAGAACAGATAATGGATAATCTGAAAGATGACAGAAAG AGGAAAAGTCTAGAAAGATATGGATCTGTAACATCAGCTGTTTCAG ATGGCAAGATGGATAACACAAAAAAGCGGAGGGTGGAGCGCTCAAGAAA AATGGCTGAAGCAAAGGAAAGAAATTTGACACCAACAATTCCCTCAGATATGCAAGCTATCTTGAAGCGATGCGAAAACCTTGAGAAGGAAGTTCGATCACTAAAGCTTAATTTGTCCTTCATGAATAG GAAGGATTCTGAACAAACAAAGCAGATAGAGGACCTTCAGAAGCAGAATGAAGACTTGGCGGATGAAAAAGAGCGCCTCCTCGAAGAGATTGAAAGAATTCTATCAGAAACTGGAAAGATTTGA
- the LOC11409953 gene encoding uncharacterized protein, which produces MDSPSQSNQQDPPRPQRNGGVMAFVILRWIIAILLPFVFLFSIPFLLGLLLLAISDFSVPNPVSLQSHCKIVSTGVDIRSSKICELGLLNYKAKDVFRHFESSKFRCRYDYYWASVFKVEYKDHFSGQRQVAFAEAPSEALPLYCRPNFGAAWLTQYKFKVNETYDCWYTSGISKVHLYQDNLFGCRADEQSIIQKIIQYSTQAMETINYWFSDKGRRANFWRWEIILGVISGFSTSLITITFIMFLKQFLSSLHRPFAAWILFWRVNAILMKRTCFLIAYSSFVAWLVIVYGKRLGLADIFRFPIL; this is translated from the exons ATGGATTCTCCCTCCCAATCCAACCAACAAGATCCCCCTCGCCCTCAAAGGAACGGTGGCGTCATGGCTTTCGTGATACTCCGATGGATTATCGCAATTCTATTACCCTTCGTTTTCTTATTCTCCATTCCTTTTCTTCTGGGTTTGCTTCTTCTCGCCATTTCCGATTTCTCTGTCCCAAACCCCGTTTCTCTTCAATCACACTGCAAAATCGTCTCCACCG GTGTTGATATTAGATCATCTAAGATTTGTGAACTTGGATTGTTAAATTATAAAGCAAAGGATGTTTTTCGTCATTTTGAAAGTAGCAAATTTCGTTGCCGTTATGATTACTACTGGGCTTCAGTATTCAAG GTGGAATACAAAGATCACTTCTCAGGTCAGAGACAAGTTGCGTTTGCTGAGGCTCCAAGTGAAGCCCTTCCTCTTTATTGCAGACCTAATTTTGGTGCTGCATGGTTGACACAGTACAAATTTAAG GTTAATGAGACTTATGATTGCTGGTACACATCTGGCATTTCCAAAGTACATTTATATCAAGACAATCTCTTTGGTTGCCGTGCTGATGAGCAGTCTATTATTCAGAAGATTATACAATATTCTACCCA GGCCATGGAGACGATAAATTATTGGTTTTCAGATAAGGGAAGGAGGGCCAATTTTTGGAGGTGGGAAATAATACTTGGTGTCATATCTGGATTCTCAACATCTTTGATCACCATAACTTTTATTATGTTCCTCAAACAATTTCTATCTTCATTACATCGACCGTTTGCAGCATGGATACTTTTTTGGCGTGTCAATGCCATTCTCATGAAGCGCACATGTTTTCTTATCGCATACTCATCTTTTGTGGCTTGGTTAGTTATTGTATATGGGAAAAGGCTTGGCCTCGCGGATATTTTCAGATTCCCAATATTATAG
- the LOC112421906 gene encoding uncharacterized protein — translation MAVNLTQGAIVKMCFTSEELHPVLQFIDLKPVQSQQNSAIEIYQLFLSDGLHYEHGMLAKQKNELVHNGRLQKGSIVKLTQFIYKHVRTRKLLIVVDLEVIMDKCDLIGKPDPAPKEAPALSAASHAGNVQSAAGQLESTAEKAVMAVNLTQGAIMKMCFTSEEIQPVLQVIDLKLLQSQQNSTTKMYQLVLSDGSHYKQGTLSVQKNKLIHSGRLQKGSIVKLNEIICNDVNQNLKIIFFVELDVILDKWDLIGKPVPAPEEALAKSAAYVQLLNASLIGKPVTARKEATEPKFATKEDIEKQAEKIDQFIEISNKRHEDVLASQAHIRNTLAQILARLT, via the exons ATGGCTGTGAATCTGACACAAGGTGCGATAGTAAAGATGTGTTTCACATCGGAAGAATTGCACCCGGTGTTACAATTCATCGATTTGAAGCCTGTTCAGTCGCAGCAGAATAGTGCTATCGAGATATACCAACTCTTTCTCTCCGATGGTTTGCATTATGAACATGGAATGCTTGCTAAACAGAAGAATGAGTTGGTTCATAATGGAAGGTTGCAGAAAGGTTCCATTGTTAAGCTTACTCAGTTCATCTATAAACATGTTCGGACTCGCAA ACTTCTCATTGTAGTTGATTTGGAAGTTATAATGGACAAATGTGACTTGATTGGAAAACCTGACCCGGCACCAAAAGAAGCACCTGCACTATCTGCTGCGAGTCATGCAGGAAATGTACAATCAGCTGCTGGTCAATTAGAAAGCACTGCTGAAAAAGCGGTTATGGCTGTGAATCTGACACAAGGTGCGATAATGAAGATGTGTTTCACATCGGAGGAAATCCAACCGGTTTTACAAGTTATCGATTTGAAGCTTTTGCAGTCGCAGCAAAATAGCACTACTAAAATGTACCAACTCGTTCTCTCCGATGGTTCACATTATAAACAAGGAACACTCTCTGTTCAGAAAAATAAGTTGATTCATTCTGGAAGGTTGCAGAAAGGTTCCATTGTTAAGCTCAATGAGATCATCTGTAACGATGTTAATCAGAATCTCAA AATTATCTTCTTTGTTGAGCTGGATGTTATACTTGACAAATGGGACTTGATTGGAAAACCTGTCCCGGCTCCAGAAGAAGCACTTGCAAAATCTGCTGCATATGTACAATTGCTTAATGCATCTTTGATTGGAAAACCTGTCACTGCACGAAAAGAAGCAACAGAACCAAAATTTGCAACTAAGGAAGATATTGAGAAGCAAGCTGAGAAGATAGACCAGTTCATTGAGATCTCTAACAAGCGGCATGAAGACGTGTTAGCAAGTCAAGCTCATATTCGGAACACCCTTGCCCAGATCTTAGCCAGACTTACCTAA